In a genomic window of Cytobacillus sp. FSL H8-0458:
- a CDS encoding excisionase family DNA-binding protein, whose amino-acid sequence MYLTIKETAEYLSYPESYVESLIQQRKIRAIYDGEQYLIYKEQFNAHLKQVEKYRELVEEILNEPIPEDRDIKDED is encoded by the coding sequence ATGTATCTGACCATTAAAGAAACCGCAGAATATTTATCTTACCCTGAGTCATATGTAGAAAGCCTGATTCAGCAAAGGAAAATACGCGCCATTTATGACGGAGAACAGTATTTAATTTACAAGGAACAGTTTAATGCCCATCTAAAGCAGGTGGAAAAATACAGGGAGCTGGTGGAGGAAATTTTAAATGAGCCGATACCGGAGGACCGGGATATCAAAGATGAGGATTAA
- a CDS encoding PAS domain-containing sensor histidine kinase: MNKKKVLGLYVIISLIWVFGTNYLLHMLEPSSLVSFLFRAKEFLYIIATGWLLYYFIGKRDELSASREEEKRLSTLINSMVDFVNFKDGHGRWIESNEFGLKLFNLENVDYKGKKDSELAEYTDFYADALRYCETSDEETWRNGKITRIEEVIPLPDGTEKTFDTIKVPLFHADGSRKGLVIIGRDITERKHVEKLLAESQQQYKSLFEYNTEIVFMTDLHSTITKVNPQFKAVTGYSPDETLGKSINEIIPVPYKAKAIEDFTGILEDKQPKTCEFDFNHKNGSTLTIQCTALPLIVNGQIAGVIGYGKDVTKLRQAEERLRRTEKLSVVGELSASVAHEIRNPLTSLKGFVQLMQLEDEKHQFYYQIMQEELDRINHIVGELLLLAKPQDICFTKADVQKILFNVISLLKTEASMHNVQIEFLLKSDVYMIECEPNQLKQLFINIIKNAIEASKEGGKVTVTLLAEDHLLTILVKDNGCGMSEDRLNRIGEPFYSSKEKGTGLGLTVSFKIVQSHNGSIYFNSEKGKGTEAVIKLPVKKQTPATETELTV, translated from the coding sequence ATGAATAAAAAAAAGGTATTGGGCTTATATGTGATCATCAGCCTTATTTGGGTATTCGGAACGAATTACCTTTTACATATGCTTGAACCTTCTTCTCTTGTCAGTTTTCTATTCAGAGCTAAAGAATTTCTGTACATCATTGCTACAGGATGGCTGCTCTATTATTTTATAGGCAAAAGAGATGAGCTCAGCGCCTCAAGAGAAGAAGAAAAGCGCCTTTCCACTTTAATTAATTCCATGGTGGATTTCGTTAATTTCAAAGACGGTCATGGCCGCTGGATTGAGTCTAATGAGTTTGGACTTAAGTTATTCAATCTCGAAAATGTCGATTATAAAGGCAAGAAGGACTCAGAACTGGCCGAGTACACTGATTTTTATGCAGACGCACTTCGCTACTGTGAAACATCAGATGAAGAAACCTGGAGAAACGGTAAAATTACACGCATTGAAGAAGTTATTCCTTTACCTGACGGAACAGAAAAAACGTTCGATACAATTAAAGTTCCGCTCTTCCATGCCGATGGAAGCCGAAAGGGACTGGTTATTATCGGCCGGGACATTACAGAAAGAAAGCATGTGGAGAAGCTGCTTGCCGAAAGCCAGCAGCAGTACAAATCCCTGTTTGAATATAATACCGAGATAGTCTTTATGACAGACCTTCATAGCACAATTACGAAAGTAAATCCCCAATTTAAAGCCGTGACAGGATACAGCCCTGATGAAACATTGGGTAAAAGCATCAATGAAATAATACCGGTTCCTTATAAAGCGAAGGCCATTGAAGACTTTACAGGCATCCTTGAAGATAAACAGCCAAAGACCTGTGAGTTTGATTTCAATCATAAAAATGGCAGCACACTGACTATTCAATGCACTGCCCTTCCGCTTATTGTGAATGGTCAAATTGCCGGGGTCATCGGATATGGGAAAGATGTGACAAAGCTTCGTCAGGCTGAAGAAAGACTGCGCCGCACTGAAAAGCTTTCTGTGGTTGGGGAGCTTTCTGCAAGTGTTGCGCACGAAATCAGAAATCCTCTGACATCCTTAAAAGGCTTTGTGCAGCTCATGCAGCTGGAAGATGAAAAGCATCAGTTCTATTATCAGATCATGCAGGAGGAACTGGACCGGATCAACCATATTGTCGGCGAGCTGCTGCTTCTTGCCAAGCCTCAGGATATTTGTTTTACAAAAGCAGATGTCCAAAAGATCCTGTTTAATGTCATTTCGCTTTTAAAAACAGAAGCCAGCATGCACAATGTCCAGATTGAATTTCTGTTAAAATCTGATGTTTATATGATTGAATGTGAACCAAATCAGCTAAAGCAGCTTTTTATCAATATCATAAAAAATGCCATCGAGGCATCTAAAGAAGGCGGCAAAGTAACCGTTACACTGCTGGCTGAAGACCATCTGCTGACTATCCTGGTTAAAGATAATGGCTGCGGCATGTCGGAAGATCGCCTAAATAGGATCGGTGAACCATTTTATTCGTCAAAGGAGAAGGGAACAGGCCTCGGACTCACAGTCAGCTTTAAGATTGTCCAATCCCATAATGGTTCCATTTATTTCAATAGCGAGAAAGGGAAAGGAACAGAAGCTGTCATCAAGCTCCCTGTAAAAAAACAAACACCTGCCACTGAAACTGAATTAACAGTTTAA
- a CDS encoding SH3 domain-containing protein, which produces MAILKGSYGNRAILKGTVAAAILAGGVLSPSIPSFSNEAVAEAASYTYTVDATSLNVRSGPGTNYSRIGSLAQGSSIQAIDRLANGWYKITYNGKTGYVSGQYVKTNEKLYRVDATSLNVRKGSGTNYGKIGSLKNGSELNVIHKESNGWYKISYNGGTGYVSGDYVTVSDARLSKINVPLIAQRPELPSGCEVTSLAMALKFYGVNVSKTTLAKKMPYDSTKLVRNADGSIKTWGDPDVGFVGTPFGNGHTINPGPLKKLLDQYRPGGVNLTGKDFSEIEKAVSEGNPVLAWFTISHEMPNKRTWKTPAGKTISAPTPLHCIVVTGVDADYVYFNDSEAVKKDVKMPKEKFIKIYNAMGKRALAVK; this is translated from the coding sequence ATGGCAATTTTAAAAGGTTCATATGGAAACAGAGCTATATTAAAAGGGACTGTTGCTGCAGCTATTTTAGCAGGAGGAGTCTTGTCGCCGTCAATTCCGAGCTTTTCAAACGAGGCAGTTGCAGAAGCAGCTTCCTATACTTACACAGTGGATGCAACCAGTCTGAATGTCCGTTCCGGTCCAGGTACAAATTACAGCCGGATTGGCAGCCTGGCCCAAGGCAGCAGTATTCAGGCTATTGACCGTCTTGCGAACGGCTGGTACAAAATAACGTACAATGGCAAAACAGGCTATGTCAGCGGCCAATATGTTAAAACAAATGAAAAACTTTACCGGGTGGATGCTACCTCATTAAATGTCCGGAAAGGTTCAGGTACAAATTACGGGAAAATAGGGTCCTTGAAAAACGGATCTGAATTGAATGTTATACATAAGGAAAGCAATGGCTGGTATAAAATTTCCTACAATGGCGGCACGGGTTATGTAAGCGGTGATTATGTGACAGTCAGTGACGCCCGCCTGTCCAAGATCAATGTGCCGCTCATTGCCCAGCGGCCAGAGCTGCCAAGCGGATGTGAAGTCACTTCACTGGCGATGGCACTGAAGTTTTATGGAGTGAATGTCAGCAAAACCACACTAGCAAAAAAAATGCCATATGACTCAACCAAGCTGGTAAGAAATGCAGACGGATCAATTAAAACCTGGGGGGACCCTGATGTCGGGTTTGTTGGAACACCTTTTGGCAACGGACACACGATAAATCCGGGGCCGCTGAAAAAGCTGCTTGATCAATACCGTCCTGGCGGTGTAAATTTGACCGGGAAGGATTTCTCGGAAATAGAAAAAGCTGTTTCAGAGGGTAACCCTGTACTGGCATGGTTTACAATCAGCCATGAAATGCCGAATAAAAGAACCTGGAAAACGCCTGCAGGCAAAACGATCAGTGCACCGACACCTCTGCACTGTATTGTTGTAACCGGTGTGGATGCCGATTATGTTTATTTTAATGACAGTGAAGCTGTTAAAAAAGATGTTAAAATGCCAAAAGAGAAGTTCATTAAGATCTACAATGCCATGGGCAAGCGTGCATTGGCGGTTAAATAG
- a CDS encoding 5-bromo-4-chloroindolyl phosphate hydrolysis family protein, producing MNSFLAFAFRLLTAVPMSVSVWLASYFAFGQTFFLSGVYGAGTGLLTYWAGGLIQRRRFLKKHGLTKREYQYIKRNLDEARRKITRLHKAMFSIRHFPTLKQRMEFMRVTRRIYRLTRSEPKRFYQAEQFYFSHLDSAVELAEKYVFLSSQPRKSRELDQSLQETRRTLDALTHHVEEDLHRVIAEDIDQLHLEIDVARNSIEKIKESRIHDESRRLK from the coding sequence ATGAATTCCTTTTTAGCATTTGCTTTTCGCCTGCTGACGGCTGTTCCAATGTCTGTCAGTGTCTGGCTGGCCAGTTACTTTGCTTTCGGGCAAACATTTTTTCTGTCAGGGGTTTATGGAGCTGGAACAGGATTGCTCACTTATTGGGCCGGCGGATTGATTCAGCGCCGCCGCTTTTTGAAAAAACATGGATTGACGAAAAGGGAATACCAATATATAAAGCGAAATCTTGATGAGGCACGCCGCAAAATAACCCGTCTGCATAAAGCGATGTTCTCCATTCGGCATTTCCCGACGCTGAAGCAGCGCATGGAGTTCATGAGGGTGACGAGGAGGATTTACAGACTGACCAGAAGTGAGCCGAAACGGTTTTATCAGGCGGAGCAGTTTTATTTTTCCCATTTGGATTCTGCTGTGGAGCTGGCGGAAAAGTATGTCTTTCTGTCCTCCCAGCCGCGAAAATCGCGTGAACTGGATCAGTCCCTCCAGGAGACGAGACGTACACTTGATGCCCTTACCCATCATGTGGAGGAAGATCTTCACCGGGTTATCGCGGAAGATATTGATCAGCTTCATCTTGAAATTGATGTTGCCAGGAATTCGATTGAGAAGATAAAAGAATCAAGAATTCATGATGAAAGCAGGAGATTAAAATGA
- a CDS encoding FAD-dependent oxidoreductase, translating to MFDILIVGAGPAGASAALFAAKAGKKVVVVDNDKSMTKRAWVENHYGVMEITGPELIETGKKQAVKFGAEITEGTVENIEKAESGFTVTAGEKSYSAKHVIVAAGLSTDLAEKAGLKTKAGTEPRIKTVLDADADGKTNVDGIWAAGTIAGVSVHTIITAGDGAKVAINVISELNGERYVDHDLMK from the coding sequence ATGTTTGATATTTTAATAGTGGGTGCAGGTCCTGCCGGTGCAAGTGCTGCGCTGTTTGCCGCCAAAGCGGGCAAGAAGGTAGTGGTTGTGGATAATGATAAAAGCATGACTAAACGTGCATGGGTTGAAAATCATTATGGCGTTATGGAAATCACTGGCCCGGAACTGATTGAAACAGGCAAAAAGCAAGCTGTTAAGTTTGGGGCAGAGATCACTGAAGGAACTGTAGAAAACATTGAAAAAGCTGAGAGTGGTTTTACTGTAACAGCAGGAGAAAAATCATATTCAGCGAAACATGTGATTGTAGCAGCTGGTCTTTCAACTGATTTAGCAGAAAAAGCCGGTTTGAAAACTAAAGCAGGGACTGAGCCTCGCATTAAAACGGTTCTGGATGCTGATGCTGACGGTAAGACGAATGTTGATGGCATTTGGGCAGCCGGAACTATTGCAGGAGTCAGCGTCCATACAATCATTACAGCTGGAGACGGTGCGAAAGTGGCGATTAATGTAATCAGTGAATTGAACGGCGAGCGTTATGTGGACCATGATTTAATGAAATAG
- a CDS encoding toxic anion resistance protein: protein MTEEKPSLLKNTDLMDDLLADPFGVNQQPVSSPLQSEKRTRLIDVIPEENREKAYQLAKQIDPANHQAMISYGTPAQSKLLSFSHTMLEHVQKKDVGEVGTIINDLMKKFSDVNPDELKPEKSSFFARMFGKISGSVQEVLSKYQKTGAQIDRISVKLERSKNALLSDIVMLDKLYDNNKEYFHALNVYIAAGELKLEELHEKTIPELKKKAEESNDQMKFQEVNDMIQFADRLDKRLYDLKLSREITIQSAPQIRLIQNTNQALVEKIQSSIMTAIPLWKNQVAIALTLLRQRHAVEAQKKVSKTTNDLLLKNAEMLKVNTIETARENERGLVDIETLKKTQENLISTLEETLRIQEEGRNKRRQAEHDLANMENDLRLKLLEIKGN, encoded by the coding sequence ATGACCGAAGAAAAACCGTCCCTGTTAAAAAACACTGATTTGATGGATGATTTGCTGGCAGATCCTTTCGGGGTGAATCAGCAGCCTGTTTCCTCGCCGCTGCAATCGGAAAAGCGGACAAGGCTGATAGATGTAATCCCGGAAGAAAACCGCGAAAAAGCCTATCAGCTTGCAAAGCAAATCGATCCTGCCAATCACCAGGCGATGATCTCATACGGAACACCAGCTCAATCAAAGCTGTTATCGTTCTCCCATACTATGCTCGAGCATGTTCAGAAAAAGGACGTTGGTGAAGTGGGAACGATCATCAATGACCTGATGAAAAAATTCAGCGATGTGAATCCGGATGAGCTGAAGCCGGAGAAATCATCCTTTTTTGCGCGTATGTTCGGAAAGATTTCCGGTTCAGTTCAGGAAGTCTTGTCCAAATACCAGAAAACGGGAGCTCAAATCGACCGCATCAGCGTCAAATTGGAAAGAAGCAAGAATGCGCTTCTTTCCGACATTGTCATGTTAGATAAGCTTTATGATAATAATAAAGAGTATTTTCATGCGTTAAATGTCTATATTGCAGCCGGTGAACTGAAGCTTGAAGAACTTCATGAAAAGACGATTCCTGAACTGAAGAAGAAGGCAGAAGAGTCAAATGATCAGATGAAGTTCCAAGAAGTAAACGATATGATTCAGTTTGCTGACCGCCTGGATAAACGCCTTTATGACTTGAAGCTGAGCCGTGAAATAACGATTCAAAGTGCGCCGCAGATCCGGCTGATACAGAATACCAATCAGGCATTGGTTGAAAAAATCCAGTCTTCCATCATGACTGCCATCCCTCTTTGGAAAAATCAGGTGGCCATTGCCTTGACGCTGCTTCGCCAGCGCCATGCCGTCGAAGCCCAGAAGAAGGTTTCAAAAACCACCAATGATCTTCTATTGAAAAATGCGGAGATGCTGAAAGTGAATACGATTGAAACGGCACGTGAAAATGAGCGGGGTCTTGTCGATATTGAAACATTAAAGAAAACACAGGAGAACCTGATCTCTACTCTTGAAGAAACCTTGAGGATCCAGGAAGAAGGCAGGAATAAGCGCCGGCAGGCGGAACATGACCTGGCCAATATGGAAAATGACTTGAGGCTGAAGCTGCTGGAGATTAAGGGAAATTAA